In the genome of Megalops cyprinoides isolate fMegCyp1 chromosome 7, fMegCyp1.pri, whole genome shotgun sequence, one region contains:
- the rft1 gene encoding protein RFT1 homolog, translated as MSSKDVLKNATTLASYNVLLQVMFRVLTFLLNAFTLRFVSKELIGVVNVRLTLLYSTLVFLSREAFRRACLSGGAEQNWRQVINLLWLTVPLGVLWALVLGCVWLWLLEAPDPQAIPHYGPAVGLFAMAALQELLAEPLWVLAQAHMFVRLKVVAESLAMVAKCMLTMVLVVSTPQWGLYIFSAAQLAYTGFLVLCYAAYFLRFLSSGEAERKSFPLCRVRDLLPSRGRGEPLVNWKLARLIWSFFKQSFLKQILTEGERYVMTFLNVLNFGDQGVYDIVNNLGSMVARFIFLPIEESFYVFFAKVLERGKEVRSQRQEEVAMAAEVLECLLKFVLVIGLVITVFGYAYSYLALDLYGGSLLSSGTGPSLLRWYSGYVLLLAVNGVTECFTFAAMSKEEVDRYNLVMLALSISFLFLSYLLTWWQGSVGFILANCLNMGLRIAHSLLYIHRYFLHSPWAPLRGLRPSPVLLFALGLSAALTALSEVVFCCDRGWLLRLVHIGVGAGCLLGVLATVWLTETRLVHFIRMHLLSRYAKKET; from the exons GTGATGTTTCGCGTGCTCACCTTCCTACTGAACGCCTTCACTCTGCGCTTTGTCTCAAAGGAGCTGATCGGCGTGGTCAACGTCAG gCTGACGTTGCTGTACTCCACACTGGTTTTCCTGTCCAGAGAGGCCTTCCGCAGGGCCTGTTTAAGTGGCGGGGCAGAGCAGAACTGGAGACAGGTCATCAACCTGCTGTGGCTGAC GGTGCCGCTGGGTGTACTGTGGGCACTcgtgctgggctgtgtgtggctgtggctCCTGGAGGCCCCAGATCCCCAGGCTATCCCACACTATGGCCCTGCAGTGGGGCTCTTTGCTATGGCTgcgctgcaggagctgctggccgAGCCCCTCTGGGTTCTGGCCCAAGCCCACATGTTTGTGCGGCTCAAG GTGGTGGCAGAGAGCTTGGCCATGGTGGCCAAGTGTATGCTGACCATGGTGCTGGTGGTCAGCACTCCACAGTGGGGGCTCTACATCTTCTCTGCAGCACAG CTGGCGTACACAGGGTTCTTGGTGCTGTGCTATGCTGCCTATTTCCTGCGTTTCCTGAGCTCTggggaagcagagaggaagTCCTTCCCTCTGTGCCGTGTGAGAGACTTACTGCCCTCCAGAGGCCGCGGGGAG CCATTGGTTAACTGGAAACTGGCCAGGCTGATCTGGAGCTTCTTCAAGCAGTCCTTCCTGAAGCAGATCCTCACTGAAG GTGAACGCTATGTGATGACTTTCTTAAACGTGCTGAACTTTGGGGACCAGG GTGTTTATGATATTGTGAATAACCTGGGCTCGATGGTGGCTCGCTTCATCTTCCTGCCCATTGAGGAGAGCTTCTATGTCTTCTTCGCCAAGGTcctggagagaggaaaggaggtcCGATCTCAGAGACAG GAggaggttgccatggcagcagagGTGTTAGAATGCCTGTTGAAATTTGTGCTTGTGATTGGCCTTGTCATCACTGTGTTTGGATACGCCTACTCTTACCTTGCACTGGATCTCTACGGGGGTTCTCTGCTGAGCAGTGGAACAG GCCCCAGTCTGCTACGCTGGTATAGTGGCTATGTTCTCTTGCTGGCTGTGAATGGAGTCACAGAATGCTTTACCTTTGCTGCCATGAGCAAAGAGGAGGTCGACAG GTACAACCTGGTGATGCTGGCCCTGTccatttccttcctcttcttgtCCTACCTCCTGACGTGGTGGCAAGGGAGCGTGGGCTTCATCCTGGCTAACTGCCTCAACATGGGGCTCCGCATTGCCCACAGCCTGCTCTACATCCACCGCTACTTCCTGCACAGCCCCTGGGCGCCGCTGCGTGGACTGCGCCCCTCCCCCGTCCTGTTATTTGCTCTAGGCCTCAGCGCTGCCCTCACCGCCCTGTCAGAG GTCGTGTTCTGCTGTGACCGTGGCTGGCTGCTCAGGCTGGTCCACATAGGCGTTGGGGCAGGATGTCTGCTGGGAGTGCTCGCCACTGTCTGGCTCACCGAGACCCGATTGGTGCACTTCATCCGGATGCACCTGCTGTCTCGATACGCTAAGAAGGAGACCTAG